A single genomic interval of Natator depressus isolate rNatDep1 chromosome 14, rNatDep2.hap1, whole genome shotgun sequence harbors:
- the LOC141998750 gene encoding uncharacterized protein LOC141998750, protein MKDRGHNRDPKQCRVKLKELRQAYQKTREANGRSGSEPQTCRFYDELHAILGGSATTTPAMLFDSFNGDGGNTEAGFGDEEDDDDEVVDSSQQASGETGFPDSQELFLTLDLEPVPPEPTQGCLPDTPGGEGTSAACVSMITGSSPFQRLVKIRRQKKRTRDEMFSELMLSSHTDRAQTNAWRQTMSECRKAQNDREERWRAEESKWWAEERAEAERWRQRDEKRQDSMLRLLEDQINALQRMVELQEGQQKHRLPLQPLCNQPPSSPNSIASSPRCPRMRCGGLWPPSNSIPEDCPSNRRLAFNKF, encoded by the exons atgaaggacagaggccataacagggacccaaagcagtgccgcgtaaaacttaaggagctgaggcaagcctaccagaaaaccagagaggcaaacggccgctccgggtcagagccccaaacatgccgcttctatgatgagctgcatgccattttagggggttcagccaccactaccccagccatgttgtttgactccttcaatggagatggaggcaacacagaagcaggttttggggacgaggaagatgatgatgatgaagttgtagatagctcacagcaagcaagtggagaaaccggttttcccgacagccaggaactgtttctcaccctggacctggagccagtaccccccgaacccacccaaggctgcctcccagacacgccaggcggagaagggacctctg ctgcatgtgtttcaatgatcacaggatcttctcctttccagaggctagtgaagattagaaggcaaaaaaaacgcactcgtgatgaaatgttctctgagctcatgctgtcctcccacactgacagagcacagacaaatgcgtggaggcagacaatgtcagagtgcaggaaagcacaaaatgaccgggaggagaggtggcgggctgaagagagtaagtggtgggctgaagagagggctgaagctgaaaggtggcggcagcgtgatgagaagaggcaggattcaatgctgaggctgctggaggatcaaattaatgcgctccagcgtatggttgagctgcaggaagggcagcagaagcacagactgccgctacagcccctgtgtaaccaaccgccctcctccccaaattccatagcctcctcacccagatgcccaagaatgcgctgtgggggcctctggccacccagcaattccatcccagaggattgcccaagcaacagaaggctggcattcaataagttttaa
- the LOC141998714 gene encoding butyrophilin subfamily 1 member A1-like, translating to MFCGGAGRHLPEAHRMESTQRCNQAIPVAFCLLLGIGMAAPESFHVLGPASPISAPLGGTVLLPCHLSPALSAQAMQVKWSRPQLGQDVHVYWPNRSEVQGTGYQGRTELITQGLAHGNVSLRIRDVQPSDEGEHLCEVQSPSHYSTALLELSVTGSGSDPVLHMAGYKDWGVWVLCLSAGWYPEPHVLWRNGRGETLSPSSEQKPCSDNGLFNVSSSLVVTESSDPALTCTIKAGFSSPERETTIRITGLFPRHAPEMWAFLIFLPVCLFLVPLAVYLFRKLQVLKGEVSKEREWRQFLDKVSLSAAEVTLDQSTANPFLVLSADGRSVTCGILWQDVPKSDRRFDPLPCVLASQCFAARQHYWDVEVGEWGDWAIGAAQGSMESMGAFQLSPDVGVWALQCQEGEWSALTCPETPLQLESAPRMVRVHLDCEQASLAFYNAEGMAHIFTFTGCSREHLFPFFLLWTSGTQLTILPPGHRKTVEMDRTTRTVTPKMGKRQGSLIELLIMPGQS from the exons ATGTTCTGTGGCGGTGCCGGGAGACATCTCCCAGAGGCCCACAGGATGGAGAGCACCCAACGCTGCAATCAGGCCATACCAGTTGCCTTCTGCCTCCTCCTGGGCATTGGGATGGCAGCCCCAG AATCATTCCATGTGCTGGGTCCCGCCAGCCCCATCTCCGCCCCActggggggcactgtgctgctgccCTGCCACCTCTCCCCTGCGCTCAGCGCCCAGGCCATGCAGGTGAAATGGAGCCGGCCCCAGTTGGGCCAGGACGTCCACGTCTACTGGCCGAACAGGAGCGAGGTGCAGGGCACGGGTTACCAGGGCAGGACGGAGCTCATCACCCAGGGCCTGGCCCATGGGAACGTCTCCCTGAGGATCCGGGACGTCCAGCCATCAGACGAAGGGGAGCACTTGTGCGAGGTCCAGTCACCCAGTCACTACAGCACGGCCCTGCTGGAGCTCAGCGTGACGG GCTCTGGCTCAGACCCTGTCCTGCACATGGCTGGGTACAAGGACTGGGGGGTGTGGGTCTTGTGTCTCTCTGCGGGGTGGTACCCGGAGCCCCACGTGCTCTGGAGGAATGGCCGTGGGGAGaccctgagccccagctctgAACAGAAACCGTGCAGTGACAACGGCCTATTCAACGTCTCCAGCTCCTTGGTGGTGACTGAGAGCTCGGACCCAGCACTGACCTGCACCATCAAAGCCGGCTTctccagcccagagagagagacGACTATTCGTATCACAG GGCTCTTCCCCAGGCATGCCCCGGAAATGTGGGCCTTTCTCATCTTTCTACCAGTATGTCTCTTCCTCGTGCCCTTGGCTGTTTATCTCTTCCGAAAGCTCCAGGTACTCAAAG GGGAGGTGTCCAAAGAGCGTG AATGGAGACAATTTCTTgataaag TGTCCCTTTCGGCAGCAGAGGTGACGCTGGACCAGAGCACTGCCAACCCCTTCCTGGTGCTCTCGGCAGATGGCAGGAGTGTGACGTGTGGCATCCTCTGGCAAGACGTCCCCAAGAGTGACCGGAGATTCGACCCCCTTCCCTGCGTCCTGGCCTCCCAGTGCTTTGCAGCCAGGCAACACTACTGGGACGTGGAGGTGGGCGAGTGGGGAGACTGGGCCATcggggcagcccagggctccaTGGAGAGCATGGGGGCGTTTCAGCTGTCCCCAGACGTGGGGGTCTGGGCCCTGCAGTGCCAGGAGGGGGAGTGGAGTGCTCTCACCTGCCCTGAGACACCGCTGCAGCTGGAGTCAGCACCCAGGATGGTCCGGGTGCACCTGGACTGCGAGCAGGCAAGCCTGGCCTTCTACAACGCTGAGGGCATGGCGCACATCTTCACCTTCACTGGCTGTTCCCGGGAACatctcttccccttcttcttgctctGGACCTCTGGGACGCAGCTCACCATACTGCCTCCAGGGCACAGAAAGACCGTGGAGATGGACAGGACAACACGTACAGTAACACCCAAAATGGGGAAAAGACAGGGCAGTCTTATAGAACTTCTGATCATgccagggcagagttaa